GGTCTGTTGCGTGACTTCGGCGACGGCGGCGCGGTAACCCGAACCGGCATTCGATCCTCCACCGGAACTGGACTTGAAGAAATCGAAGCCGGTGAAGCTGCTGAAGTAACTGGAAAACAGCGACGACAGCCCACTCGGCGAGTTCATCAACGACTGTGCAAAACCGGTCGAGTCGCTGAATACGCTGGCAAATGGCGCGAAGTGTTGCTGTATCACGGAGAACACGTTCGACAGGCTATTGCGCATTTGCAGCAGGCCGAGCCGGGCTTTATTCACTTTCGCCATGCCGGTTTCATACCGATTGAGCGACGAAGTCAGCAGGCTTTCAGACGAGTTGGCGACCTGAGCCTGGGTGTTGACCCTGGCCGCCGGTGTTTTCAGCGGCTCATCCGGATAGAACGTCAGATCAAAGCTGACCATCCCGCCGCCCATGAGGTCATGCGAGACCTCACATTCACCGGCCTTGACCTGTAACCGGCCGAGCCAGGGATGGACCAGCTCGCCACCGCCCGGTTTGTTCAGCGCCTCGATCAACTTGTCTCGACGTTCGAAACAGTCGTCGCCGATGACCCACCCCGTCATCTTGTGCACCTGGGATTGCTTTCCCAACTGCTCGAAGTATGGATTGTCACGCTGCGGGAATTCGTGCAACTGGCCCTTCATGCCGACCGGAACCGATGTCTGGGGAATCAAAAAGCTGACTCCCCGAAACGAGGCCGGTAACAACTGATCACGCCATGTCCCTGTCATTGATTAGGCCTCATCACACCGATAGTTCGGGTACCCACGCTAGGCTTGATGCTCAGCCCGGGCTGATTGGTTTTCGCGGTTTCAACAGTGCTGCCCGGCGGCGCCCCTTTGATGTTGACGTTGATTTCACCATTGACCTTCTGCGCCTGATTGGCCGCCGACTGCTGGAGCAAGCCGCCCGATTGAGCAGCGATGTTCGGTCGGCTCAGAAGTTGTTGAGTACTCGGAATTCCCGCAGCGCCGTTCATCATTTGCTGACGACGCTGCGCGTTATCGACCGCACCGGCCTGCAACAACGCCCCATCCCCGCCACCGGCACCGGCGTTGCGCTGACGCTGCTCTTCGGCGAACTCGTTGGCTTTGTTGGTGGCAGTTTTGATGATGCCGTCGCCACCCTCCCCGCCGCCGAAGTACTTCATGATCGGCTCAATGATTGGCTTCAGTTTTTCCCACAGGCTCTGAAACCAAGCGGTGATGGGCTCCCAGTTTTTGACGATCAATCCCAGTGGAGACCAGTCAAACATCCGCCCGAGAAAGTCCATGACCGGAGTAGAGACCGCCACCAGCACATCCCATAGCGCCTTGAACAACTCGGTCAATGGCCCCCAGTTCTCCATCACCAGGCCGATCGGCGACCAGGCAAAGGCCTTTTGAAGCCAGCCCCACAGGATTGCGGCCGGACCTCTGATTTTTTCCCATAACACTTGGAAGTACGGTGCCAAAGCCGACCAGTTGGCCGCGATCAGCCCCGCCGCCGCAGCGATCGCCAGCGCGGCAATCCCGATCGGCGTTGCAGCGAAAGCCACGCCGAGCAAGCGAACTGCGACGGTTGCTGCGAGCACACCAACCCGGATTGCAGTGAAGGCTGCGCCGGCGATACCCAGACCTCGAACCAGGCCGGGATTCGCTTCGATCACCTGCGCAATCCTCGACACCATGGGCTGGAGCGCGGTGGATACCGTGTTGATTGCCGGCAAAAGCGCGGCACCTATGGCTCGCGCAACGCTTGCTGCTGAATTACGCAGCAATTGAAGGTTGTTCGCCGTGGTGGCAGCTCTGGACTGATACTCCTTGTCCATTGAGCCGCCGTATTCCTGCTGATCGGTAACCTTCTGCAGGTTGCTCCTGAGCAGATCCAGGTTCGTCAGCAACGGCGCAATGGCTCCCACCGACTCACTACCGAACAACGTCGTCAGCAGCCCAGCCTGCTTTTCCGCCTTCACCTTACTGACTCGGGTTAGTACATCCAGCAAAGTGCCCTGAGCATCTTTCTGCATGCCCGCCGCCACTGCTTTCGAATCCAGCCGAAGCGCCTTGAAGGCCTGCTGCTGGCCTTTCGTGGCCGCGCTGCCCTTGGTCAGGGCCAGCATGAAGTTTTTGATGCCGGTGGCGGCCACTTCCTGTTCGATGCCCACCCCGGCCATTGTCGCGCCCAGTGCCGCGATCTGGCCCGATGCAAGGCCAGCGATCGCACCCAGCGGGCCGATGCGAGTCACGATGTCCGAAATCTGCTTGGTGTTCGCAGGCCCCGTGTTGCCGAGATAGTTGATCTTGTCAGCTAGGCCCACGACATCGGTCTGAGTCATTTTGAAAGACGTACGCCACTTGGCCATCATGTCGCCGCTTTCCTCGGCAGACTGGTCAAAGGCGATGCCCATCTTCACAGCAGCCTCAGCGAATCCCAGCAGCTCTTCGCGAGCAATCCCCGACTGCCCCCCGGCGGCGACAATCTTGGCGATATCACCCGCGGCCATGGGCAGGCGTTCGGACATGCGCCCGATGTCGTCGCCCATCTCCTTGAACTGTTCGGGCTTGTCGAAGTTGACGACCTTACGCACGTCCGCCATCTGTGATTCGAAATCGATCGCGGCGGCCGCACCGGCAACAAACGGGGCCGCCATGGCACCACCGGCCAAGACATCTCCGAAGCTGATTTTGCCGAGCCCGGTTTTTTCGAGACCTTTCTTGAATCCCGCGATGTTCTTGCGGATGCCGGCGAGTTTCGGCGACAGCTTGTCGACGCCGGTGATCAACGCCTTGAGCTGGAACTTATCTCCCATCACGGCACCTGCTGAAGTTGATTGATGCGTTCGGCGTGCTCAAGGCTTTCCGTGAGCACATCCAGCGGCCTGGCCATCATCTGTTCGGGATCAACCTTCCAGAACCAGGCCAGGTCATAGGCGACTGCAATCAGGTCGGCGATGGAGCCGACGCCGCACTCATGAAAAAACTGGCAATCGCCCAACTCAAAGTGTTCAAGTCAGCGAGATCCAACTGGTTGACGGACGAAGGCGGGATACCGGTGCAGACCGCGATGTACTTCGCGGTGACATCCATGTCAAGGCTGACCTCTTCGTTTTTGTCGATCTTGTACGGCAGCGCCTTGATGGTCCGTACTTCCTGCACGGTAGGCCGGCGCAGATTGAGCTCGGTCAGCGGCTCACCGTGGGCCTCGATGGCCACCTGAAGCTGTACGATATTGCTCATTGCCAAACCCCTTTGATGCCGTCGAATTGAAGTTCCAGGGTGCCGTCATCACCTTTCGACGTCGGCTCATCCACCAGGTACGCGCCCGACAGCACGTAAACCTTGCCGTTGCTGAATTCGCAGGTGACCGTCATGTCCTTGCCTTCGGTCAGCTTTTTGAGTTGAAGGTCGGGATCATGAAGCGCCGTCATCTTCAGGAAGGGAGTCAACGCTTCTTCCTTGTAGAAGCCCGGGTAGACGGTCTCTCGCTTCACATCCATCAACGGCGCCTCCGCCCCACCGGTGACGGTCAACTGCATGCCGTCCACCTTGATGTAGGCCGTGCCCGCAACTTTTTTGCCCATGGTCTGAATCTCCAGAATGAAAAAGCCCGCTCGGGGCGGGCTTGGTGAAGTCGGTCAGCGTTACGCCACGGCGTCGTATTGCAGGCGGAACTGGTTGAGCAGCGCGAAGATGCGCAGGCCGTTGATGTAGTCCGGCGGGAACAGCACGTTGACCCGACTCGGATCGTTGCTGTCGCGCTCCACCACCAAGTGCTCGGCAAAGAGGTCGGCGTTTTCCACATGACCTTCCGATTCGAGCTTGGCGTACTGCGCAATCAGCTCGCCGCGGATGGTGCTCGGCGTGACGATGGGTTGGCCGGCGCCGAACCTTGTGCCGTCGCTGGCCAGCTTGTGCCGCCCATACTTGCTGGTGATGACGCTCTGCATGCGCCGGATGATGAACGCCGACTGATGCATCGTCTCGCTGTCCAGGTACGAGTTATCCGCCTGGCCATAGGCGTTCTTCTGATAGGTCGTGATCGAGCGCTGAATCCGCACATACCCGCCTTCGTAGTACGCCGTGGCGATACCGTAGCTGAGCAACGATTGACGCTCAGTCAAGGTGAACCGCCCGCTGGCCGGGGCTGGGTCGAGACCTGGCATGCTGCCGCTTTGCGTCGGCCGACTGGCATCAGCCGAGAGGAACACCGCCGAGCGTGCGGCGAGCGCCGCTGCTTGAATCCAGACCGGTTGCGGCACCCCGGCCTCTACCGCCTGGATGGTCATGTGCTGATCGTTGCGTGCCTGGCCGGCTGCTACCAGCGTTCCGACGGTACCGCGCTTGGCGCTGTACACATGACCGAACAATTGCTTGGCCCAGCTCCAGCGGCCAACATTGTCATCCATGGCACCTTTCCAGGCATCCAACGAAGTGGTGTCTGTCCACGGCTGGCAGATGAACTCGAACGGCTCATCGCCCAGAGCAGCCAACGCGGCTACCTGATCCGGCACACCGGTACCGCCAGTCATCTGGGTCAGAGCTACCGACAGGCCTGCCGGTGTTTGCTCTCCGTTACTTTTGCCCAGCCGGTTCATCAGCAGGCTGATGTCGGTACCGCTGTCACCCTTCCACTTGCAGGTCAGGGTCACGACACCGGCAGCGGCCAACGCCGTCAGCGGCAGATCGGGCATGGCGTTGATCTTCACCGCCAGCGCTGACGCCACCTGCGTCGGTGTTGCCGCGCTGGCGACCGATGCCTGGACGCGAACACCACCTACGTACAGATTGATCAGACCGGTTTCCGTCGCAGTACCCGTGATCGTGACAGTTGCCGTCGCCGCCGCGCCCGTTGCATTACGTAATGGCAGGCACCAGATTTCGCCCACCGGGTCGGTCTTGCGCCAAGTGTCATACATGGCGGCCAGCATCGAACCTTGGCCACCGATGGCCTTGGCGATCGCCAGGCTGGAGACCAGCACCAGACTGCCCACCTCCGGGGCAACCGAAGCGTCGTTCACCTGAGCAACGATCAGCCGGCGCAACGCCGAGGCCGCGCTATTGGCAGCCGAATTGTCCATCTCCGCATAGAACAGCGGCACGCGGACATCGGCCGGAATGTTGCTGAATCCGATAGCCATTATTGCGCTTCCTCATTTTTCGCCGCGGCGCCGGCCTTGGTGGATTGGGACTTGTCAGCCTTGAGCGTCACGTCCCCGTCTTCTTGGCGTCGGCGCCACCAAGCGTTGTCGGGGACTTCTCGGCCTTCAACAGGCAAAAGGTCGCCAGCTTCCGGATCGGGCACGGCCCGGCCTTCAACCGGCACCACAGTGATGCGCTTGGTCATGGTGTTACGTCTCCAGTGAATGCAACTTCGATGCGCCCGTCCGGGCCGGGTCGTTTCAGGTTTGGATCTGCGGGATCGATGCAGTCCATGTTGATGTTTGCGCCGGTGAAAGCCGGCAAACCATCCAGATCCCATTCGTGCCAGGTTTCGGGGGGCTCATCCGGACGACTGCGACCGAGCTGGAATTCCGAAACGAAGGTGAACTGGTAAACCACCCGGGCACGGCTGATGTGCAGCAACGCCCCTTTTCCGTACTCGATGGGCTCGTACTCCGGGCCGGGCACCCATCCCACCAACGCCCGCCAGATTTCGGCCCGAATGTCGTGCAGCAGGTCGTTGTCCGCCTGGCCGCGCTCATCCGAGGCATCGAGGACAATCACCACGTTGAACTGGTCGGTAATGTCTTGGCGCACACCGGTCTGGATTTTGTTCGGACCAGCAGCATCAGCCGTGGCGATCACATAGGCCGCTGGCAGTGAAAGCTGTGCGCTCTCGACTACGGCGTCCCAATCAATGCCACCCGCCACGCGACCGGCAAAGGTAGGGCACGTCAGCCGCAGATGGGCAACGATGGGGTTCAGTTTCATATGGGGTTCCGTTGATGCAGTGTCAGTTCAGAGCAGCGGCGAATGCAGCGGAAAGAATGGATTCAACCTGTGACGACGAATCCTGCAGAGCGTCGATCATGTAGTTATCGCGGGGCTTGATGCGCCACTCACCAGCGGCTCGTTCGGCGACGAGCCGGGCTCGCGCACCAGCAGCTCGACGGTTTTTTCTACCTTTGCCTTTTCCGGGTGCCAACTTGCCCGGCCGGCGTCCCTGCTTCACGCCGTAGTGCAGATAGGCCGGATAGAACTCACCCATTTCAGGAGTAAGCGTCGGGGAAATCTTGACCAAGAAGCCTGATCGGGACACCTTGAACTTGATCGACTGCACGGTTTCGCCGGTGCGATTGACAGGGTAACCATCTTGCCCTTTCCCCAGCACCAGGTTCATTTGAGCTCGCTGGGTAACAAGCAAGCCGGCCTTGCGCATACCTGCCCTAATCTTGCGCTTGTCGAATGCCTCCCTATCGAAATTGTCGAACCCTTCGACGTGCAGGTAACTTTCGACTGATGCTGAGTTAGCCATAGATGCCTCCCCCTGCCTGCTGAGGGCCGAGCTCTTCAACCTCAAGCAATGTAAAGCGGCGCTTGCCATTCATGTCTGCAACTCGCCGCACTCGGTAAACCGTGGAGCCGAGGACAACTTCGTGAGCCTCGCTCATGCCCTTCAGGAAGTAGAAAGTCACCCGATGGGTAATTCGCACATCGGTCTGAACGCCGTGCGCGTAAACAGCGGTACCGACGGGCTCTATCTTGGCCCACCGTTTTTTCTCTTCGGTGAACAAAGAATCGAGCCCCTGATTTGGGGCAGGCACATCCGTGCGCAATCTCAGAGTGATACGTCGATCCAGCTCACCGGCGCTTGGTTCGCGCATGGCCATGGTCAGAACCTCGGAGGGACGGTGATATCTGCTACCAGATGATCGAGGAACGTTGATGGCAACTCAGCCAGCGACTGCCCCACCATGAACATTTCCGGGTGACGGTAAATCGTTGCTGCTGCCATCAACAGCCAGTTGCGAACGCCAGGGTATAGATCGAGATCGAGCCCGGCCTTGTAGCGGATACGCAATGGACCAGTAGGTCGGGCACCATGGAAATGCAGAAAGCTTTCCCGCGGTCCCTGCTGCAACTCGAACGGCGCTGACTCAGCAGCCCAGGTGCCGTCGGCCTGCTGCAACATGATCGACACAATTTCACTGGCCTGCCCGATGTCCAACGCATGCCCGGACGCAAACGAGACTGGCCAGTCCTCTTCGTAAGTCGCGCCCCGCAAGGCCGCGCCCGTCTTCGATTCGCACTGAGAAGTCACACCGGGAATGATGATTTGCTCAATTAGCTCCGGCTCCATGTCTTCCGGTTCGACCCGACACTGGAAAGCCACCTGTGCCAGGGTCAGAACCGGCTCACCGAAGTACTCGATTCGACGGGCCATGGCTTATGGCTTCTCGTCGAGTTCTTCTGGATCAACTGGATCGACTGAAGCCACTGGGTCGACAGGATCAATCGGATCGATTGGGTCAACTGATGCAGTGGGCTCGACGGGCTTTCCAGCTTTCTTTGCTGCACCTTTTTTTCCAGCAGGCGCTACCGTAGATTTCTCGGTATCTGTCAGAGCTACATACGGCCTGGCAAGACCGGACTCGATTAGTGCGCCGGCGACCTCATCATTGAAGCCCGCAGTCTCCCCAATGGCGTAACCGCGCCACTCCTTTTTGAAGGTGACGATTTTCTTATCGCTCATTTTGCTACCTGCTCAATTGGTTAGCCCCACCGGGTGGCGGGGCCAGAGGATTACATTCCGGCGCCCCAAGTGATGGCGGTACCAACGGAAATCGACTCGACGTGACGCGGGCCGAAATCGTGTTTGCTGATCACACGAATCAACGTCTGGTCACGCTGGAACGCGCTGACGGTGTTACCCGCTCCGTCCTTGTAAGAGGCCTCGGTGCTGATAGCGATAGCCAACGTGGTGTCCTCACCGATGAAGCAGTCAGCGAAGTTCACGAAGTAGATTTCGGACTCGTTACCACCGACACCGAGGTTGGTCGGAACCTGGGTGGTGAGCGCCACCGGGTAGCCCTTGAGCATGCCGGAATCAATTTCCGGGTAGGCCTTGTTGCCGTTACCGTCGCGCAGCGATTGCAGCCAGCGGATGGTGCGCGGCGCCATGATCCAGCCGCAGCCATCCAGTTCCACGTTCGCCGCTTCGAGGCGCAGCATCATGCTGCCCAGGTACAGATCTACTATGGCGAGGGTTGAGCCTGCCGGTGCACCGAGCACGTTGCCGGCCAGTGCCCAGTAGCGCAGGCCTTTGGGCAGCGAACCGGTACCGGCGCCGCGAATGAAATGCAGATCCTCGGAAAGACCCATGCTGACCGCTAGGTCGCTGCTGACCTGAGCGTCAATGCGGGGATTTACGCCGGAATAAGCGAGCAGATCGTTGGAGATTGGAACGATCGCGGCAGCCTTCTTCGCGGAAAGCTTGAGATCAGCGAACTGCATTTCGGTGATCGAGATGTCTTGCTCAGTCCCCAAATAGGTAACCTGGGTATTACCGAGCACGCGCGGCATGGTCAGGTTGCCATTGTTGAGCGGAAGACTGATCGCGCCCATTTTTCGAACAACCGACTTCGGTCGCAGCGATTCGATCACACTGGTACTGAAGTTTTCAGGTACCAACACACCGCCGGCGCCGGCGGTCACGGTGGACAGCGCCATGTGCACATCGGCACCGTACCCGCCCGTCTTCGCCATTTCAGCAGCAACCTGCTGATTGCCGCCTGCCTGAACCATCAACCGAACCATCTGCGCCATCGCCACACCAGGCTTGGTCGGTTCGCTGTGAGTGGTCACACGGGTTGGCGGGCTGTTGTTGCCTTGAGCGCTCTCGTCGACCGGCACTGCCGAAGCTGCAGCAATGCGTTCCGCCGTCTCGGCTCGCGTGATTTTTGCGGTCAATTCGTTGATCTGGGTTTCCAGCTGGGTGAACTGCGCCAGCTGCTCGACCGTGAGGCTTCCCCCACCCGCCTCGATCTGGGCCAACGCCTGGACCTGGGTAACCAGCTGGGCGCGCTCGCTACGCATTTGAAGTACAAGGGACATGGTGCCTCCTGGGCATAAAAAAGCCCGCACGGGGCGGGCTTGGTGACTGCCGCGAACGCGGTCAGATCTGAGATTGAAAATTCAGGGCGGCGGCGCGGACGGCAATGCGGCCGGTCTGCCTGTTGGCGCGACTTAACGCGATGGAGTGGGACAACTCATCAACGGCCTGTTGCGGGCTCTGTAGCCGATCGGCGAGACCTGCGGCAATACCCGCCTGCCCCCGAAACAAACCAGCCTCGGTGGCCATTACCTGCTGTACGGATAGCCCGCGGTACTCGGCCACCGCGTTGACGAACAACTGGTAGCTTTCCTGCACCACGTCATTCAGGTACTTGAGGGACTGGTCGCTCAGTGGCTCATGCGGGCTGAGGTCGTTTTTGTGAGCCCCGGCAAATACCGTAGTGACCTTGACGCCCATGCCCTCTTCCATCTTGGAACGGTCCATGTGGCTTGCGATAACGCCAATTGATCCGACGCCACTGGTCTGGCTCACCACCAATTCGCTACAGGCCGAACCGATCAGATAACCGCCGCTGTAGGCCATGAAGTTGACGATGCCGGTGATCGGCTTTTGCTGGGCCAAGGCACGGATGTCAGCGGCCAACTCAAATGCGCCCACCGCAGAACCGCCCGGGCTGTCGATGTCCAGCACCACCCGCTCGACCATCGGATCGGCAATCGCATTGCTGATCTTGGTACGCAGCTCTTCGTAGCTGGTCATGGTTTCGCACATGTTCATGTGGCTGCCACGACTGACCAACACGCCACTGACCGGAATGACCTCGATGCCCGTTCGGGCGATCGCCGTACGGCGTTCTTCTTCACGCTGAGCGATACGGTCCATACCATCATCCGCCCACAACGCTGCACCCTCCCGGGCGCCGATGTTGACGATGTTCAAACTCATTGCTTGGTTGGCCCAGCGAACGCCGAGATCCAACATGTCAGGCATTACCAGCAGCGGCTGATTGAACAGCAGGCTGGAGGCTCGCAGGTAGTTTTTCATTGCGCCAGAATCCTCTCTATTTCAGCGTGCTGCATTTCGAGCTGCGCTCGCACGTTGGGGTTGGTCAAATCGGCGCCGCCCTTGCCTGCGTCCACCATGTTGAGTGGTTGCAGGTAGATATCACCGCCTGGTACCGGAGGCATGTTCTCCAAGCGTCGGATGTCGTTGACACTCAGCCAGCCCCACTGCCGCCCGATCGCATAGGCTTCGTAACGACTCTTCTGGTCGCCGCGCAGTAAGCCGGACAGGTTGAACTCGATGAAGTAATTGCGCCGGTCCGCCGGCAGCAGGAAGTCGCGCATCATCGACTGTTCGTGGCGCTTGACCCAGGGCAACAATGCAAACACCACGAACTGAATCATCAGTTGCTCAAGGGTGTTGTAGTTGGATTTCTCCAGGTCATTGACCATGGGCAGCGGGATTTTGTAAATCCGGGCAATGTCGGTGCCGGTGGTTTTGAGGATCCCCAGCACTTCGGCATCGACGTTGTTCATGGAGACCGGCTTGAAGGTCATGCCCTCTTGCA
This genomic interval from Pseudomonas putida contains the following:
- a CDS encoding DNA circularization protein → MTGTWRDQLLPASFRGVSFLIPQTSVPVGMKGQLHEFPQRDNPYFEQLGKQSQVHKMTGWVIGDDCFERRDKLIEALNKPGGGELVHPWLGRLQVKAGECEVSHDLMGGGMVSFDLTFYPDEPLKTPAARVNTQAQVANSSESLLTSSLNRYETGMAKVNKARLGLLQMRNSLSNVFSVIQQHFAPFASVFSDSTGFAQSLMNSPSGLSSLFSSYFSSFTGFDFFKSSSGGGSNAGSGYRAAVAEVTQQTEAASSINTVSPVGGANTVAASQATANLVQDAVLVQIGLIVSEMPVATQPEPIGSTAPVEQQALQPVIRPEVPVADDVIDLRDSLNEVIHEASLKADPQHFVVLNTFRQNVMKHLTAVAQSGVRLVDITPAETLPALVLAYRRFGDATRSTEVVQRNRIRHPGFVPATPIKIAQR
- a CDS encoding phage tail tape measure protein, which gives rise to MGDKFQLKALITGVDKLSPKLAGIRKNIAGFKKGLEKTGLGKISFGDVLAGGAMAAPFVAGAAAAIDFESQMADVRKVVNFDKPEQFKEMGDDIGRMSERLPMAAGDIAKIVAAGGQSGIAREELLGFAEAAVKMGIAFDQSAEESGDMMAKWRTSFKMTQTDVVGLADKINYLGNTGPANTKQISDIVTRIGPLGAIAGLASGQIAALGATMAGVGIEQEVAATGIKNFMLALTKGSAATKGQQQAFKALRLDSKAVAAGMQKDAQGTLLDVLTRVSKVKAEKQAGLLTTLFGSESVGAIAPLLTNLDLLRSNLQKVTDQQEYGGSMDKEYQSRAATTANNLQLLRNSAASVARAIGAALLPAINTVSTALQPMVSRIAQVIEANPGLVRGLGIAGAAFTAIRVGVLAATVAVRLLGVAFAATPIGIAALAIAAAAGLIAANWSALAPYFQVLWEKIRGPAAILWGWLQKAFAWSPIGLVMENWGPLTELFKALWDVLVAVSTPVMDFLGRMFDWSPLGLIVKNWEPITAWFQSLWEKLKPIIEPIMKYFGGGEGGDGIIKTATNKANEFAEEQRQRNAGAGGGDGALLQAGAVDNAQRRQQMMNGAAGIPSTQQLLSRPNIAAQSGGLLQQSAANQAQKVNGEINVNIKGAPPGSTVETAKTNQPGLSIKPSVGTRTIGVMRPNQ
- a CDS encoding phage tail assembly protein, whose protein sequence is MSNIVQLQVAIEAHGEPLTELNLRRPTVQEVRTIKALPYKIDKNEEVSLDMDVTAKYIAVCTGIPPSSVNQLDLADLNTLSWAIASFFMSAASAPSPT
- a CDS encoding phage tail tube protein, which codes for MGKKVAGTAYIKVDGMQLTVTGGAEAPLMDVKRETVYPGFYKEEALTPFLKMTALHDPDLQLKKLTEGKDMTVTCEFSNGKVYVLSGAYLVDEPTSKGDDGTLELQFDGIKGVWQ
- a CDS encoding phage tail sheath subtilisin-like domain-containing protein, encoding MAIGFSNIPADVRVPLFYAEMDNSAANSAASALRRLIVAQVNDASVAPEVGSLVLVSSLAIAKAIGGQGSMLAAMYDTWRKTDPVGEIWCLPLRNATGAAATATVTITGTATETGLINLYVGGVRVQASVASAATPTQVASALAVKINAMPDLPLTALAAAGVVTLTCKWKGDSGTDISLLMNRLGKSNGEQTPAGLSVALTQMTGGTGVPDQVAALAALGDEPFEFICQPWTDTTSLDAWKGAMDDNVGRWSWAKQLFGHVYSAKRGTVGTLVAAGQARNDQHMTIQAVEAGVPQPVWIQAAALAARSAVFLSADASRPTQSGSMPGLDPAPASGRFTLTERQSLLSYGIATAYYEGGYVRIQRSITTYQKNAYGQADNSYLDSETMHQSAFIIRRMQSVITSKYGRHKLASDGTRFGAGQPIVTPSTIRGELIAQYAKLESEGHVENADLFAEHLVVERDSNDPSRVNVLFPPDYINGLRIFALLNQFRLQYDAVA
- a CDS encoding DUF2635 domain-containing protein; this encodes MTKRITVVPVEGRAVPDPEAGDLLPVEGREVPDNAWWRRRQEDGDVTLKADKSQSTKAGAAAKNEEAQ
- a CDS encoding phage tail terminator protein, whose product is MKLNPIVAHLRLTCPTFAGRVAGGIDWDAVVESAQLSLPAAYVIATADAAGPNKIQTGVRQDITDQFNVVIVLDASDERGQADNDLLHDIRAEIWRALVGWVPGPEYEPIEYGKGALLHISRARVVYQFTFVSEFQLGRSRPDEPPETWHEWDLDGLPAFTGANINMDCIDPADPNLKRPGPDGRIEVAFTGDVTP
- a CDS encoding phage head closure protein; this translates as MAMREPSAGELDRRITLRLRTDVPAPNQGLDSLFTEEKKRWAKIEPVGTAVYAHGVQTDVRITHRVTFYFLKGMSEAHEVVLGSTVYRVRRVADMNGKRRFTLLEVEELGPQQAGGGIYG
- a CDS encoding phage major capsid protein, giving the protein MSLVLQMRSERAQLVTQVQALAQIEAGGGSLTVEQLAQFTQLETQINELTAKITRAETAERIAAASAVPVDESAQGNNSPPTRVTTHSEPTKPGVAMAQMVRLMVQAGGNQQVAAEMAKTGGYGADVHMALSTVTAGAGGVLVPENFSTSVIESLRPKSVVRKMGAISLPLNNGNLTMPRVLGNTQVTYLGTEQDISITEMQFADLKLSAKKAAAIVPISNDLLAYSGVNPRIDAQVSSDLAVSMGLSEDLHFIRGAGTGSLPKGLRYWALAGNVLGAPAGSTLAIVDLYLGSMMLRLEAANVELDGCGWIMAPRTIRWLQSLRDGNGNKAYPEIDSGMLKGYPVALTTQVPTNLGVGGNESEIYFVNFADCFIGEDTTLAIAISTEASYKDGAGNTVSAFQRDQTLIRVISKHDFGPRHVESISVGTAITWGAGM
- a CDS encoding S49 family peptidase, encoding MKNYLRASSLLFNQPLLVMPDMLDLGVRWANQAMSLNIVNIGAREGAALWADDGMDRIAQREEERRTAIARTGIEVIPVSGVLVSRGSHMNMCETMTSYEELRTKISNAIADPMVERVVLDIDSPGGSAVGAFELAADIRALAQQKPITGIVNFMAYSGGYLIGSACSELVVSQTSGVGSIGVIASHMDRSKMEEGMGVKVTTVFAGAHKNDLSPHEPLSDQSLKYLNDVVQESYQLFVNAVAEYRGLSVQQVMATEAGLFRGQAGIAAGLADRLQSPQQAVDELSHSIALSRANRQTGRIAVRAAALNFQSQI